The Tolypothrix sp. PCC 7712 region TGAGTATTAGTAGTCTGCCAACCCAAAAATGTTAGGTGGAGGTTGGGGAAAGGTTAAAGGGAAAAGGGTAAGGGACAAAAACCTTTCCCCTTTACCCCGCCAAGGCAACTTGGCGTACTATTCGTCAGCTAATTGCCCTTCGTTTCTCTAAACCGATTCGCCCATAGCCAGTAAATTATTTTTGACTGAGTGTAACTTCAGCGTTCATTAGCTGATTCTTCCCCAACCCCATCCTATTGCTTCCAGATAGAATGAACATCTTGAAGTCATGATTCAGGGTTTTCGATACTAAAAAAATTGACGCTTGCTCCTTTATTCTAGGGGATTCATCAAGCGCCTATCGTTTTAGTAATTGCATCACCACATAAATACCTAATAGTCGTCATATTCACCACTTATTAGGTAGAGGATGATTTTGATTTAAAATGCGGATGAAAGGACTTGAACCTTCACTCCTCTCGGAACTAGAACCTAAATCTAGCGCGTCTGCCAATTCCGCCACATCCGCATTAGTAAAACATCATAGCACAACAATTTTTCTATGGGAATAGCTAGCAGCAGAAAAAGGGATGAACAGAAAATTTTAATTTTCTTAACATATCGTAAGTTACCTTAATAATTTTTAACCTAGCTTCTTGCAGTCCCTTGGCGGTGCGTTATGCCTTGCCTGATAACGCACCTGCAAAATAAATTGCTTTTTTGATTACTAAGTCATTGATACGCGAGGTAAACGATGCTTAAACCCGCAAAGAATTTCCCAAGAAATAGTATCTAATTTCTTTGCCCAATCGTTAGCCGAGATTTTTTCTTTACTCTGTTGCCCTAATAATGTAACTACTTCTCCCTCTTGGATATCAGGGATGCTACTCACATCAACCATTAACTGATCCATTGTAATTGTGCCAATTTGGGGTATGCGCTGACCACGAATTAACACTTGCATATTGTTGGAAAGATGACGCGGTACACCATCAGCGTAACCAATACCCACAACTGCAATCCGGAGTTCGTGAGGGGCAATAAATTGATGTCCGTAGCTAACACCAGTCCCAGCACTAATAGTTTTCACTTGGGTGACACGTGCCTTGACTTGCAAAACTGGCTGGAGGTTGATGGTATTTTGTAAATGCTCAGAGGGGTAAAGTCCGTAAACCGCTAAACCAACACGCACAATATTGTAGTGCAAGCTGGAATCTGCAAGAGTGGCGGCGGAATTAGCCAAGTGCAAACAAGGTGGTTCAATTCCCATAGCTTTGATTTGAGCGATCGCTTCCTCAAATCTTCTATGCTGTTCTTTCATGATCGTAGTGTCTGGATCATCTGCTGTTGCTAGGTGAGAATAAATGCTAGCAATGCTCAGATGGGGTAAACTTTTTACCAACTGCACAAACTCACCCGTTTGTTGCCAATTAGTCCCTAACCGAGACATACCCGTATCTAATTTGATATGTACGGGTAAAGGAGAACTATGTTGTATTGCTTCTAGGGTGTTAGAAAATACCAAAGCTTGCTTAGGGCTGCACAATGTGGGTTGAAGTTTCCACTGGGCGATCGCCTGAATTTGTTCGGGAGTTTGGATAGCACCTAATATTAATATGGGAGCTTTAATACCTGCTTCTCTTAGTTGAATCCCCTCGGGAACTGTAGCGACTCCCAACCAACTAGCACCTGATTCTAATGCTGTTTTGGCAACACTAACTGCACCATGTCCATAAGCATCAGCTTTGACAACTGCCATTAGTTGAGTCTGTGAAGATAGTAAGCTGACTAATTGCCGGACATTTTGCGATAACGCTGCTAAATCAATTTCTACCCAAGCACGTTGGCACAACCAAGCATAGGTATCACATCCCGTCCCAGAGGCTACTGGGGTAACTTGTTTGCTACTTAACATATTTACTTACTCCTATCACACCATACAAGGCTTCTAGATAACCTAGATAATCTATGTATTCAACTTTGGGCAGATGAATCAGATTAATCAGGCAGTTTACCCTTGATTATGGAATTGTCACAAGACCGCTCAATGGTAAATTTGTGTGCCTTGTGTAGTAATTTTTGGCAAAATTCATTTTGTAGACCAAAGATAATGGTTTACAAAAATGCAACTTCGTTACTAGCTATCGGTTATCAGTAATTTTTGCTACTTAACTTCAGTCAGCATTGCTCTGGCTATTCTCATATCTCCACACTCAGCTAACCCGAGATAGCTGACTATTGTAGGGTTATGTTAATTGATGTTTATATATGAACATTTATCGGCTATAACTGGCAATTAAGGCGAAAGTATAATTTATTCTCATCACCCAACTACTATAGATCTGTGTTAATATATGTAAAACTAATACCTTGAGCGCTTATCAATGGGTAAGGTTTTAGTCCTCAATGCCTCTTACGAACCGCTCAATATTACAAGTTGGCGACGAGCTGCGGTTTTGTTAATTAAGGGCAAGGCAGAACGCATTGAACATAACGGTAAATTCCTGTACTCGGATTTTCCATTGCCAACAGTAATCCGGTTGCGTCATTATGTGCGCGTTCCCTATAAAGAAATTCCTCTGACTCGAAGAAATATCTTGCACCGCGATGGTCATACTTGCCAATATTGCGGTTACACAGGGGACGAGCTAACTCTGGATCATGTTCTCCCGCGATCGCGTGGCGGTGGAGATAGTTGGGAGAACATTGTTACAGCTTGTGTGCGTTGTAATGTCAAAAAAGGCAGTCGCACGCCTCATGAAGCCCATATGCTTTTACGTCATCCTCCCCGCCAACCATACAGCAGCCTCTACTTTGAGGTGAGCAAGCATTTAAAGAGTGGATTGCACCAAGAGTGGCAAAAATATGTGATAGGTCTTTGAGCTTCAGAATTTAAATTATCACGATTTAGGACTATAACCTAGGAATGCTCTTGTGTCATCTTACCTAGGGTATACCTTAATGTGTCTCAGAGCAGAGAGTTATGGTGTTGTCATCGGCTCAACATATTACTCTTGTTGAGTTTTGCCTGCGCTCAAATATTTTTGGGTATCGGCAAGCGCCTTATTCTACCTTATGGCCTTCATAAACTGCAAGACGGCGAGGGAAGTTAGCAGAATTATGAAAGTCAATCGGAAAAAGGCATTTTTCGTTAACAATAAAAATAAGGGATAAAACCAGGAGCTTGAGAATTATCCCATCACTCAATACCAGCGCCAAAGTAGGTAAAAACTGTAACCAAGCAAATACCAATTCCCAAAATGTACAAAAGCACTAAAAATATATGATTGGCGGAGTTATTGGGTAAAAAAGCTGCATACCGACAAGTCTAGACATCCATCAGTTTGGTGCTTTTCAAGGTCAGCTATGAGCCCAGTGATAAATATCAAAAGTTCTGTTTATTTCTCTTTAAAAGAGAAAAATAAAGAAGATGAAAAAAAATATATTATCTTGATAATGTTTTTTAAAATACTCAGTAAGATGTTTGCCAGAGGCTATTCATTTTGGCTAGTAGAACTTGGTAGACACTGACTGTTTGTTTTGATAAAAAATAGACCGAGATATATAGTGCTATGCCTCTATATTTTTGCGAAGATCATTATGTGTGGCGAAATCAGTGAACATCTGATTGTAGTATTTTCCAACGAATTCATGGAGCCTCACGCTTACAACAACATTCCCTATGCAATCGAATTCTTCCTTGATGCAGTTTGATAGTTTATCATTGACCACAGAGCCGAACCAAGAGGATGCTGAAATAGACCCAGTACCTGTTGAGGTGCCATTTGCTAAAACCTCCCTACC contains the following coding sequences:
- the alr gene encoding alanine racemase yields the protein MLSSKQVTPVASGTGCDTYAWLCQRAWVEIDLAALSQNVRQLVSLLSSQTQLMAVVKADAYGHGAVSVAKTALESGASWLGVATVPEGIQLREAGIKAPILILGAIQTPEQIQAIAQWKLQPTLCSPKQALVFSNTLEAIQHSSPLPVHIKLDTGMSRLGTNWQQTGEFVQLVKSLPHLSIASIYSHLATADDPDTTIMKEQHRRFEEAIAQIKAMGIEPPCLHLANSAATLADSSLHYNIVRVGLAVYGLYPSEHLQNTINLQPVLQVKARVTQVKTISAGTGVSYGHQFIAPHELRIAVVGIGYADGVPRHLSNNMQVLIRGQRIPQIGTITMDQLMVDVSSIPDIQEGEVVTLLGQQSKEKISANDWAKKLDTISWEILCGFKHRLPRVSMT
- a CDS encoding HNH endonuclease, with translation MGKVLVLNASYEPLNITSWRRAAVLLIKGKAERIEHNGKFLYSDFPLPTVIRLRHYVRVPYKEIPLTRRNILHRDGHTCQYCGYTGDELTLDHVLPRSRGGGDSWENIVTACVRCNVKKGSRTPHEAHMLLRHPPRQPYSSLYFEVSKHLKSGLHQEWQKYVIGL